TGACTTTGAAAAATCAAAAGATGTCCATCAATATTTATATAATCCGATTAGTCTGAATGCTAGCCCTGTTATGTATCAGCCATTTGCTGGATTGGTAGAGGGGAAAAAGTAATGAGAGTATTACTCGATATTCTATTTGCTTTTGCCTTTTTATATCCCTTACTGATGGCTTGGACATGGATGGTAGGAGGACTTTGGTTCTTCTTTAAAAGAGAGTACCGTGAACAAGCGCTTCCTGAACCAACGAGCGAAGGATGCAGTATCATTATTCCGTGTTTCAACGAAGAAGCTCAAGTACGCCAAACAATCCGTTATGCGCTGCAAACCAAATACCCTAATTTTGAAGTGATTGCCGTCAATGATGGAAGTAGTGACAGAACAGCCGAAATTCTTGATGAATTGTCAGCGCAAGATTCACGACTTCGGGTTGTACATCTAGCAGAAAATCAGGGTAAAGCCGTAGCGTTAAGATCAGGAGTATTAGTTAGTAAATACGAATATCTTGTTTGTATCGATGGTGATGCGTTGTTACATCCACATGCCGTACTTTGGTTAATGCAGCCATTTATTAACTTTCCGCGAATTGGGGCTGTAACAGGTAATCCACGAATTTTAAACCGATCTAGTATTTTAGGAAAATTACAGGTTGGTGAATTCTCTTCGATTATTGGTTTGATCAAGCGTGCGCAGCGTACATATGGTCGTATTTTTACAGTGTCGGGTGTGATTGCGGCATTCCGTAAAACAGCTCTCGTTCGAGTCGGTTTTTGGTCAGACGATAAAATTACCGAAGATATTGATATTTCATGGAAGTTACAGCTCGACCACTGGGATATTCAGTATATTCCGCAAGCGCTTTGTTATATCTATATGCCTGAGACATTTAAAGGTCTATGGAAACAGCGTCTTCGTTGGGCACAAGGTGGGGTAGAGGTTCTTATCGAATATATTCCACAAATGTTTAAGCTACGTGTTCGCAGAATGTGGCCAGTCATGATTGAGGCGCTAGTCAGTATTATCTGGTCTTATGTCATGATTCTGATCTTTACGCTATTTTTTGTGGGATTGTTTATTGAACTGCCTCTGCAATGGCAGATCAAAACGCTTATGCCACAGTGGTACGGCGTAATATTAGGCGGAACGTGTTTAATCCAGTTTTTGGTGAGTTTGTGGATTGATCAGCGCTATGACCGTAGCCGCTTCTTCAGAAATTATTTCTGGGTTATTTGGTACCCGTTGTTTTTCTGGTTACTGACTTTGTTTACAAGTGTCGTTGCGGTTCCAAAAACTTTATTTAACACTAAAAAACGTGCCCGCTGGGTGAGCCCAGACCGAGGCTTCCGTGGAGATAACCCATGAAACCTGAGGAAAATAAGGATATCGAGATTTTAGATATCCCTGAATACATTGACCAGCCAGAATACGTCAAAAATAAAACGGCAAACTACACATTACAAACCATTGGTTGGTTTTGTTTAATGTGGTTGTTGTTTCCATTGGTTTCTCTGTTTTTATGGGTTTTTGAAGGACACTTAATTTATGATTATGTCTGGGTTGACCATATATCAGAAGTTAAGACCTTACTTCATTTAGCATTACTCATTGGAATTAGCGCGCTCATTTTAATTTTGTGGGCGAGTTATAACTGGATTAGATTCAGTGGTGAGGATCGACGGACGAAAGCACCAAATAGTTCTGTTGAACTGTTAGCAGCCCAATTTTCGGTTAGTTCCGAAATGTTAAGTGAATTGCAAAAGAAACAACGTGTTATTTTGCATTACGATGATCATGGCAATTTGCAAAAATATGAGTAAATAAAAAAAGCATGGCCTAAAACCATGCTTTTTTTATTTTTATGCGGTTGTTCTAATAATAATGTCGATAGGTTGTTCTACACCATCCATGCTGTGAATTGATCTATTGGTAACTTTAACGATGGGCCAAGTTTGCAATTTACAGTTGGATTTTTGGAGTGCGGCATAATAACTATCAGATTTAAAAAATACTTTTTTAGTGGTTGCAATATTGGGTGTTAAAAGGCGCTTAAGCCACGTTTCACTAATCTGGGTGTCAAGAAAACGTAAGGCTAAAAGACTTTTTACTCGATTGTTAAATAATCGCCGGTTTTTGATAATGAGTGGATGGGTAATTAACTTATTTGTGCCCATTTGACTATGAGGCAAAATAAAGTGAGGTGTGATTTGGAATACAGTGACAAATTTTGCTTGTTGGCAGATTTTTTCAAGATGGGTAACGGTATCTTGATTTGTACCAATAATCGCGACAGATGAATGTGAAAAATCAAATTCTTTAATTAAGATTGACGGAATCACTTGACCAGTAAAGTCTTCAAAATCTTGAGTCGTATTTTGGAAAACTACTGATTTTGAAGCGTTATTTTTAATATTAATACTCATTTTCCAAAAGTCCTTTTGGTTTTTAAATCATGATGTTTTTATCGTTTTAATATAAATAACCAAGCAGGAAGTTGGGGTAAAGTCTTTTCAGATAGATGGTCATCCCATACTCGAAATCAATTCAAGTATGGGAAAGTGAAGCGGAGTTTAGTGCTCTGTTTTTACATTCATTAGTTGCGTAAAGCTTTCTAAACGTTTAGCTGTATCGTACACATCACATGTAAAAATAAACTCATCAACATCATATTTCGCTAAAAGCTTTTGTAAACCAGAGCGAACTGTATCTACAGAACCAATTTGTGCCATGCCATAGAAGTTTTCAACAGATAACTGTTCTGCTGTATTCCATAATCCCTGCATTGATTCAACAGGCGGTTTAAGCTTTAAGCTCTCACCACGAATTAAGCCCAATACGCGTTGGTACGCACTCGTTGCTAAAAATTGTGCTTCTTCATCTGTATCTGCCACAACAACAGGCACGCCCATAGAAACATAAGGTTTATCTAAATATTCAGAAGGCTCAAAGTTCTCGCGATAGAGTTGAATCGCTTGACCTAACATACGTGGTGCAAAATGAGATGCAAATGAGTAGGGAAGTCCAAGTTTTGCCGCCAGTTGAGCACTAAAAAGGCTAGACCCAAGTAACCAAACAGGAACATGGGTATTTTGCCCCGGCGTTGCAATAATCTTTTGTCCGATTTGAGGGGCACCAAAATATTTTAGAATTTCGACAACATCTTTTGGAAATTGATCTTCTGTTTCTTGATGCCCACGGCGTAAAGCTCGCATGGTTAATTGATCTGTACCTGGAGCGCGGCCTAACCCAAGTTCAATACGATTTGGATAAAGGGTAGCAAGTGTTCCAAATTGTTCTGCGACAACTAAAGGAGCATGGTTAGGAAGCATAATGCCGCCTGAACCTAAACGAATATGCTGTGTATGTGCTGCAATAAAACCAAGTAAGACTGCTGTAGCAGAGCTCGCAATTCCATCCATGTTGTGATGTTCTGCAAGCCAGAAACGTTCAAAACCTAGTTTCTCTGCATGTTGAGCTAGCTCTAATGCGTGGCGTAACGAAAATTCGATGGTTTTATCATTACGAATAGGAGCAAGTTCCAAAATTGAAAACTTGGTATCTTGAAGTGATCGCATGCGATATTCTCGAATAAGGGTATATCGAAATACTACGATATATGAGGGATAATGTATATCGTTTTTTTTCGATATTAAATTTTACCTCTCAATAAAAAAGCACCCGAAGGTGCTCTTTTGATTTATATGTGAATTAGCGGTTTTTGTACCAGCCGCGGTGCAAACCATTGTCATGACGGCGATGGCCACCTTTACTATAATAACGACGGTCACCATCGTCATATCTACGATCATCTCGATCATAGCGACTACCACGATCATAGTGATCATCGTAATTACGATCTTCAGAAACTTTACGACCTAGCGCTGAACCACCCGCAGCACCTACCGCAGCACCGATGTAACCACCGTTGGTACCACCCATATTTTTACCAACTGTATAACCAGCGCCACCACCTAAAGCACCACCAATGGCAGCTTCGGTACGATTGCGACGGTCACTCGCTGCTGCTGCACCACCAGCACCACCTAAAGCAGCACCAATTGTTGCACCTGTTGTGCCGCCCATGCTTTTACCAATTGCTGTACCAACAACACTACCTAACGCAGAGGTTGCCGCAACACGAGTACCATTATCTGCATGTGCAACTGTCACCATAGACGATGTTGCAATTAATGCACTAGCTAACCAAATATTCATTTTCATCTTGCAGCTCCATGTCCTTATTTACTGAGAAGGACAGTATTTTTATCTTGAGATAAATGTAATAAAAAATTTCGTGATAATTATGGAGAACCCCAAAGGAGATACGCTAGTTTTGTGTCTGTTTGTATTGTTTCTATTAATCTGTGA
This region of Acinetobacter sp. XS-4 genomic DNA includes:
- a CDS encoding LLM class flavin-dependent oxidoreductase, whose product is MRSLQDTKFSILELAPIRNDKTIEFSLRHALELAQHAEKLGFERFWLAEHHNMDGIASSATAVLLGFIAAHTQHIRLGSGGIMLPNHAPLVVAEQFGTLATLYPNRIELGLGRAPGTDQLTMRALRRGHQETEDQFPKDVVEILKYFGAPQIGQKIIATPGQNTHVPVWLLGSSLFSAQLAAKLGLPYSFASHFAPRMLGQAIQLYRENFEPSEYLDKPYVSMGVPVVVADTDEEAQFLATSAYQRVLGLIRGESLKLKPPVESMQGLWNTAEQLSVENFYGMAQIGSVDTVRSGLQKLLAKYDVDEFIFTCDVYDTAKRLESFTQLMNVKTEH
- the pgaD gene encoding poly-beta-1,6-N-acetyl-D-glucosamine biosynthesis protein PgaD, translating into MKPEENKDIEILDIPEYIDQPEYVKNKTANYTLQTIGWFCLMWLLFPLVSLFLWVFEGHLIYDYVWVDHISEVKTLLHLALLIGISALILILWASYNWIRFSGEDRRTKAPNSSVELLAAQFSVSSEMLSELQKKQRVILHYDDHGNLQKYE
- the pgaC gene encoding poly-beta-1,6-N-acetyl-D-glucosamine synthase — its product is MRVLLDILFAFAFLYPLLMAWTWMVGGLWFFFKREYREQALPEPTSEGCSIIIPCFNEEAQVRQTIRYALQTKYPNFEVIAVNDGSSDRTAEILDELSAQDSRLRVVHLAENQGKAVALRSGVLVSKYEYLVCIDGDALLHPHAVLWLMQPFINFPRIGAVTGNPRILNRSSILGKLQVGEFSSIIGLIKRAQRTYGRIFTVSGVIAAFRKTALVRVGFWSDDKITEDIDISWKLQLDHWDIQYIPQALCYIYMPETFKGLWKQRLRWAQGGVEVLIEYIPQMFKLRVRRMWPVMIEALVSIIWSYVMILIFTLFFVGLFIELPLQWQIKTLMPQWYGVILGGTCLIQFLVSLWIDQRYDRSRFFRNYFWVIWYPLFFWLLTLFTSVVAVPKTLFNTKKRARWVSPDRGFRGDNP
- a CDS encoding flavoprotein, which translates into the protein MSINIKNNASKSVVFQNTTQDFEDFTGQVIPSILIKEFDFSHSSVAIIGTNQDTVTHLEKICQQAKFVTVFQITPHFILPHSQMGTNKLITHPLIIKNRRLFNNRVKSLLALRFLDTQISETWLKRLLTPNIATTKKVFFKSDSYYAALQKSNCKLQTWPIVKVTNRSIHSMDGVEQPIDIIIRTTA